In one Prochlorococcus marinus XMU1404 genomic region, the following are encoded:
- the uvrB gene encoding excinuclease ABC subunit UvrB: MNNYKLQAPYEPNGDQPEAIKKLVKGVNTGKEFQTLLGATGTGKTFTIANVIQQTGRPALVLAHNKTLAAQLCNELREFFPKNAVEYFISYYDYYQPEAYVPVSDTYIAKTASINEEIDMLRHSATRSLFERKDVIVVASISCIYGLGIPSEYLKAAVKFEVGKSINLRSSLRSLVENQYTRNDIEITRGRFRIKGDVLEIGPAYEDRLIRIELFGDEVEAIRYVDPTTGEILESLEQVSVYPAKHFVTPKERLESAISAIRSELKTQLDKFTYEGKLLEAQRLEQRTKYDLEMLKEVGYCNGVENYARHLSGREEGSPPECLIDYFPKDWLLVVDESHVTCPQLHAMYNGDQSRKKVLIDHGFRLPSAADNRPLKCEEFWEKSKQTLFISATPGQWELDQCDGEFIEQVIRPTGVLDPVIDVRPSEGQIEDLLSEIRIRAEKNQRVLVTTLTKRMAEDLTDFLSENKVRVRYLHSEIHSIERIEIIQDLRMGEYDVLVGVNLLREGLDLPEVSLVAILDADKEGFLRAERSLIQTIGRAARHVEGVALLYADNFTDSMKRAISETERRRTIQKKYNKVNGITPKPAGKKIENSILSFLELSRKLDAGGLSKDLINIVNNKTDLILNSSDNQCLLEELPDLIEKLEIKMKDAAKELNFEEAANLRDRIKKLRQKLARNN; this comes from the coding sequence ATGAATAACTATAAGCTTCAAGCTCCTTACGAACCAAATGGAGATCAACCAGAAGCTATTAAAAAATTAGTTAAAGGAGTAAATACTGGTAAAGAGTTTCAGACTCTTTTAGGAGCTACTGGGACTGGTAAAACATTTACCATTGCTAATGTAATTCAACAAACAGGAAGACCAGCGCTTGTATTAGCCCATAACAAAACGTTAGCTGCACAACTATGTAATGAGTTAAGGGAATTTTTCCCAAAAAATGCTGTTGAGTACTTCATTTCTTACTACGATTATTATCAACCTGAAGCTTATGTACCTGTAAGTGATACTTACATAGCTAAAACTGCTTCAATTAATGAAGAAATAGATATGCTTAGGCATTCTGCAACACGCTCATTATTTGAAAGAAAAGATGTAATTGTTGTAGCGTCAATAAGTTGTATTTATGGTCTTGGTATACCTAGTGAGTATTTAAAAGCTGCAGTTAAATTTGAAGTTGGAAAATCAATAAATCTACGTTCTTCTTTAAGGTCTCTCGTTGAAAATCAATATACTAGAAATGATATTGAAATTACTAGAGGTAGATTCAGAATTAAAGGTGATGTTTTAGAAATCGGCCCAGCTTATGAAGATAGATTAATAAGAATCGAATTATTTGGTGATGAAGTCGAGGCTATTAGATATGTTGACCCTACTACAGGAGAAATACTTGAAAGTTTGGAACAAGTTAGCGTTTACCCAGCGAAGCATTTTGTGACTCCAAAAGAAAGACTTGAGAGTGCAATAAGTGCAATTAGAAGTGAATTAAAAACTCAACTCGATAAATTTACATACGAAGGAAAATTATTAGAGGCTCAACGTCTAGAACAACGCACAAAATATGATTTAGAAATGCTTAAAGAGGTTGGTTATTGTAATGGAGTTGAGAATTATGCTCGTCATTTATCAGGCAGGGAGGAAGGTTCACCTCCAGAATGCTTAATAGATTACTTTCCTAAAGATTGGTTGTTGGTAGTTGATGAGAGTCATGTAACATGTCCTCAACTTCATGCTATGTACAACGGTGATCAATCTAGAAAAAAAGTTTTAATAGATCATGGTTTTAGATTGCCAAGTGCTGCAGATAATAGGCCTTTAAAATGTGAAGAATTTTGGGAAAAATCAAAACAGACATTATTTATAAGTGCAACTCCCGGTCAATGGGAATTAGATCAATGTGATGGTGAATTTATTGAGCAAGTTATAAGACCAACTGGAGTATTAGATCCTGTAATTGATGTAAGACCTAGTGAAGGCCAAATAGAAGATCTGTTATCTGAAATAAGAATTAGAGCTGAAAAGAATCAAAGAGTGCTAGTGACAACACTTACTAAGAGAATGGCTGAAGATCTAACTGATTTTTTATCTGAAAATAAAGTAAGAGTTAGATATTTGCATTCCGAAATCCATTCAATTGAAAGAATTGAAATTATTCAAGACCTTAGGATGGGCGAATATGATGTTTTGGTAGGAGTAAATTTATTAAGAGAGGGACTAGATCTTCCTGAAGTATCCTTAGTTGCCATTTTAGATGCTGATAAAGAAGGTTTTCTGAGGGCAGAAAGGTCATTAATTCAAACAATAGGAAGAGCTGCAAGACATGTTGAAGGCGTTGCTTTGCTTTATGCAGATAACTTCACAGATTCAATGAAAAGAGCAATATCTGAAACTGAAAGAAGAAGAACTATTCAAAAAAAATATAACAAAGTCAATGGTATTACCCCTAAACCTGCAGGCAAAAAAATAGAAAATTCAATATTATCTTTTCTAGAGCTTTCCAGAAAATTAGATGCTGGTGGTTTATCTAAAGATTTAATAAATATAGTTAATAACAAAACTGACTTAATTCTCAATTCCAGCGATAATCAATGTTTGCTCGAAGAATTGCCTGACTTAATAGAAAAGTTAGAAATTAAAATGAAAGATGCTGCAAAAGAGTTAAATTTTGAAGAAGCAGCAAATTTGAGGGATAGAATAAAAAAATTAAGACAAAAATTGGCTAGAAATAATTAA
- a CDS encoding DUF561 domain-containing protein — protein MSLINLLPQKIKEELRSKSLLKVISGLNNFDVQSVKKIVEAASLGGADLVDIACKPELVDLALKNSTLPVCVSSVVPRSFQDSVNAGASLIEIGNYDTFYEKGINFSDKKVLNITKETRDFLPNVPLSVTVPHNMPIDKQVDLALKLVEEGVDIIQTEGGTSSNPYSPGIQGFFEKSVPTLAATYAIHQEFKKQSLNIPIMSASGLSQVTCPLAIASGASAVGVGSEVNKLDDLISMIAVVRGLKESLTNSIIGEKIS, from the coding sequence ATGAGTCTGATTAATCTTTTGCCACAAAAAATCAAAGAAGAGTTAAGAAGCAAATCTTTACTCAAAGTTATTTCAGGATTGAATAATTTCGATGTTCAATCTGTGAAAAAAATTGTTGAAGCTGCTTCATTAGGAGGTGCAGATCTTGTCGATATTGCTTGTAAACCTGAACTCGTTGATTTAGCACTTAAGAATTCAACACTACCCGTTTGTGTTAGTTCAGTAGTGCCTCGATCTTTTCAAGATTCTGTAAACGCAGGAGCATCATTAATTGAGATAGGAAATTACGATACTTTTTATGAAAAAGGAATTAATTTTTCAGATAAAAAAGTTTTAAACATTACAAAAGAGACGAGGGATTTTTTGCCTAATGTTCCTTTATCAGTAACTGTTCCTCATAATATGCCTATTGATAAACAAGTTGATCTTGCTTTAAAACTAGTGGAAGAAGGTGTTGATATTATTCAAACAGAAGGTGGCACCAGTTCTAATCCTTACTCTCCAGGAATTCAAGGCTTTTTTGAAAAATCAGTACCAACTCTTGCAGCTACTTATGCTATTCATCAAGAATTTAAGAAACAATCTTTGAATATACCAATCATGAGTGCTTCTGGATTAAGCCAAGTAACTTGTCCACTAGCAATAGCCTCTGGAGCGTCAGCAGTTGGAGTTGGATCTGAAGTTAATAAATTAGATGATTTAATATCAATGATTGCGGTTGTTAGGGGCTTAAAAGAATCTTTGACAAATTCAATAATTGGAGAAAAAATTTCTTAG